One Kitasatospora sp. NBC_01266 genomic window carries:
- a CDS encoding aldehyde dehydrogenase family protein yields the protein MAKNKKTQEPVAATVAATPKGGLFDYAPAPESPAAAGDIATSYGHFIGGDFVDSSGSEALKTVNPATEQVLAEFAQGTEEDVDRAVKAARKAFGGWSELPGSERAKYLYRIARIVQERSRELAVLESIDNGKPIKETRDFDLPMVAAWFFYYAGWADKLDCAGFGPNPRPVGVAAQVIPWNFPLMMLAWKIAPALATGNTVVLKPAETTPLTALRFAEICRQAGLPKGVVNIVTGDGRTGAALTAHPDVNKVAFTGSTNVGRSIARQLAGSRKKLSLELGGKAANIVFDDAPIDQAVEGIVNGIFFNQGHVCCAGSRLLVQESIQDELLEALKRRMATLRVGDPLDKNTDIGAINSAAQLARITELTAAGEAEGAERWSPACELPSAGYWFRPTIFTGVTQAHRIAQEEIFGPVLSVLSFRTPDEAVAKANNTPFGLSAGIWTEKGSRILWMADRLKAGVVWANTFNKFDPTSPFGGYKESGYGREGGRHGLEAYLDV from the coding sequence ATGGCCAAGAACAAGAAGACCCAGGAGCCCGTGGCGGCCACCGTGGCAGCAACGCCCAAGGGCGGCCTCTTCGACTACGCCCCCGCCCCCGAGTCCCCCGCGGCGGCCGGCGACATCGCCACCTCCTACGGCCACTTCATCGGCGGCGACTTCGTCGACTCCAGCGGCAGCGAGGCGCTGAAGACGGTCAACCCGGCCACCGAGCAGGTGCTGGCCGAGTTCGCCCAGGGCACCGAGGAGGACGTGGACCGCGCGGTCAAGGCGGCCCGCAAGGCCTTCGGCGGCTGGTCCGAGCTGCCCGGCAGCGAGCGCGCCAAGTACCTGTACCGGATCGCCCGGATCGTCCAGGAGCGCTCGCGCGAGCTGGCCGTGCTGGAGTCGATCGACAACGGCAAGCCGATCAAGGAGACCCGCGACTTCGACCTGCCGATGGTCGCCGCGTGGTTCTTCTACTACGCCGGCTGGGCCGACAAGCTGGACTGCGCCGGCTTCGGCCCGAACCCGCGCCCGGTGGGTGTGGCCGCCCAGGTCATCCCGTGGAACTTCCCGCTGATGATGCTCGCCTGGAAGATCGCCCCGGCGCTGGCCACCGGCAACACGGTCGTCCTCAAGCCGGCCGAGACCACCCCGCTGACCGCGCTGCGGTTCGCCGAGATCTGCCGCCAGGCCGGTCTGCCCAAGGGCGTGGTCAACATCGTCACCGGTGACGGCCGCACCGGCGCCGCGCTCACCGCGCACCCGGACGTCAACAAGGTCGCCTTCACCGGCTCGACCAACGTCGGCCGCTCGATCGCCCGGCAGCTGGCCGGCAGCCGCAAGAAGCTGTCGCTGGAGCTGGGCGGCAAGGCCGCCAACATCGTCTTCGACGACGCGCCGATCGACCAGGCGGTCGAGGGCATCGTCAACGGCATCTTCTTCAACCAGGGCCACGTCTGCTGCGCGGGCTCGCGCCTGCTGGTCCAGGAGTCGATCCAGGACGAGCTGCTGGAGGCGCTCAAGCGCCGGATGGCCACCCTGCGGGTGGGCGACCCGCTGGACAAGAACACCGACATCGGCGCGATCAACTCGGCCGCCCAGCTGGCCCGGATCACCGAACTGACCGCGGCCGGCGAGGCCGAGGGCGCCGAGCGCTGGTCCCCGGCCTGCGAACTGCCGTCCGCCGGCTACTGGTTCCGGCCGACCATCTTCACCGGCGTGACCCAGGCGCACCGGATCGCCCAGGAGGAGATCTTCGGCCCGGTGCTCTCGGTGCTGAGCTTCCGAACCCCGGACGAGGCGGTGGCGAAGGCCAACAACACGCCGTTCGGCCTCTCCGCCGGGATCTGGACGGAGAAGGGCTCGCGCATCCTCTGGATGGCGGACCGGCTCAAGGCCGGCGTGGTGTGGGCCAACACCTTCAACAAGTTCGACCCGACCTCGCCGTTCGGCGGCTACAAGGAGTCGGGTTACGGCCGCGAGGGTGGCCGCCACGGTCTGGAGGCCTACCTCGATGTCTGA
- the deoC gene encoding deoxyribose-phosphate aldolase has product MSTVAANAPGAAGGGLSDVAASEASLRRFLHGLPGVDAVGLEARAASLGTRSIKTTAKAFAIDLAISMIDLTTLEGADTVGKVRALCAKGKHPDPSDPSAPQVAAICVYPDMVATAKAALAGTGIQVASVATAFPAGRAALPVKLADTADAVAAGADEIDMVIDRGAFLSGRYLDVFNEITAVKQACERPDGTSAHLKVIFETGELQTYDNVRRASWLAMLAGADFIKTSTGKVTVNATPPVTLLMLEAVRDFKAATGVQVGVKPAGGIKTTKDAMKYLVMVNETLGDDWLTPHWFRFGASSLLNDLLMQRQKLSTGRYSGPDYVTVD; this is encoded by the coding sequence ATGTCCACTGTTGCAGCCAACGCCCCCGGCGCCGCGGGCGGCGGCCTGAGCGACGTCGCCGCTTCCGAGGCCTCGCTCCGCCGCTTCCTGCACGGCCTGCCCGGCGTCGACGCCGTCGGCCTCGAAGCCCGCGCCGCCTCCCTCGGTACGCGGTCGATCAAGACGACGGCCAAGGCCTTCGCGATCGACCTCGCCATCTCGATGATCGACCTGACCACGCTGGAAGGCGCGGACACGGTCGGCAAGGTGCGCGCCCTGTGCGCGAAGGGGAAGCACCCCGACCCGAGCGATCCGTCCGCCCCGCAGGTCGCCGCGATCTGCGTCTATCCGGACATGGTCGCCACCGCGAAGGCGGCCCTCGCGGGCACCGGGATCCAGGTGGCCTCGGTCGCCACCGCCTTCCCCGCCGGGCGCGCCGCGCTGCCGGTGAAGCTCGCGGACACCGCCGACGCGGTGGCCGCCGGGGCGGACGAGATCGACATGGTGATCGATCGCGGCGCCTTCCTGTCCGGCCGGTACCTGGACGTCTTCAACGAGATCACCGCCGTCAAGCAGGCCTGCGAGCGGCCCGACGGGACCTCGGCCCACCTCAAGGTGATCTTCGAGACCGGCGAACTGCAGACCTACGACAACGTGCGCCGCGCCTCCTGGCTGGCCATGCTGGCCGGCGCGGACTTCATCAAGACCTCGACCGGCAAGGTCACCGTCAACGCCACGCCCCCGGTGACCCTGCTGATGCTGGAGGCGGTGCGCGACTTCAAGGCCGCCACCGGCGTGCAGGTCGGCGTGAAGCCGGCCGGCGGTATCAAGACCACCAAGGACGCGATGAAGTACCTGGTGATGGTCAACGAGACGTTGGGCGACGACTGGCTGACCCCGCACTGGTTCCGCTTCGGCGCCTCCAGCCTGCTCAACGATCTGCTGATGCAGCGTCAGAAGCTCAGCACCGGCCGGTACTCCGGTCCCGACTACGTGACGGTGGACTGA
- a CDS encoding aldehyde dehydrogenase family protein gives MSDIATRLDVFKTYKLFVGGKFPRSESGRVYEVTDSKGQWLANAPLGTRKDTRDAVLAARAAVKGWAGTTAYNRGQVLYRVAEMLQGRREQFAAEVAAAEGLGAKKAAALVDQAIDRWVWYAGWTDKVAQIAGAANPVAGPYFNLSVPEPTGVVGIVAPQAGYGHSFLGLVSVIAPAIATGNTVVVAAAADAPLPALSLGEVLATSDVPGGVVNIISGRTADLAPTLASHQDVNALDLTGAIAADGPGAAAVLEAAAADTLKRVLRPAVDPSAQDWTSAPGTGRLLSFLETKTVWHPMGQ, from the coding sequence ATGTCTGATATCGCCACGCGTCTTGACGTCTTCAAGACCTACAAGCTGTTCGTCGGCGGGAAGTTCCCGCGCTCCGAGAGCGGACGGGTGTACGAGGTGACCGACAGTAAGGGCCAGTGGCTGGCCAACGCGCCGCTCGGGACCCGCAAGGACACCCGCGACGCCGTGCTCGCCGCCCGCGCGGCGGTCAAGGGCTGGGCCGGGACCACCGCGTACAACCGCGGCCAGGTGCTCTACCGGGTGGCCGAGATGCTGCAGGGGCGGCGCGAGCAGTTCGCCGCCGAGGTGGCCGCGGCCGAGGGCCTGGGCGCCAAGAAGGCCGCCGCGCTGGTGGACCAGGCGATCGACCGCTGGGTCTGGTACGCGGGCTGGACCGACAAGGTGGCGCAGATCGCGGGCGCCGCGAACCCGGTGGCCGGGCCGTACTTCAACCTCTCGGTGCCGGAGCCGACCGGTGTGGTGGGCATCGTGGCCCCGCAGGCCGGCTACGGGCACTCGTTCCTCGGCCTGGTCTCGGTGATCGCCCCGGCGATCGCCACCGGCAACACCGTCGTGGTCGCCGCGGCGGCCGACGCCCCGCTGCCGGCCCTGTCGCTGGGCGAGGTGCTCGCCACCTCGGACGTGCCCGGCGGCGTGGTGAACATCATCTCCGGCCGCACCGCCGACCTCGCGCCGACGCTGGCCTCGCACCAGGACGTCAACGCCCTCGACCTGACCGGCGCGATCGCCGCCGACGGGCCGGGCGCGGCGGCTGTCCTGGAGGCGGCCGCGGCCGATACATTGAAGCGGGTGCTGCGCCCGGCGGTCGATCCGTCGGCGCAGGACTGGACCAGTGCCCCGGGCACCGGCCGGCTGCTCTCCTTCCTGGAGACCAAGACGGTCTGGCACCCGATGGGCCAGTAG
- a CDS encoding MarR family winged helix-turn-helix transcriptional regulator, which yields MDRPDLRYAAYARDRLAGMPSPADPEAFALAYHLLHLSYLVVADLESHIHRPRGWTLPGFRLMFKLWLLGPTQPARLAEISAMSRSAVTNAINTLERDGLVERRPLPDDRRAVAAGLTAAGENAVREAFAEQTRREQQWFATLDAEERATLTELLTRVLAARPEDAD from the coding sequence GTGGACCGACCTGATCTCAGATACGCCGCCTATGCGCGCGACCGGCTGGCGGGCATGCCGTCGCCGGCCGACCCGGAGGCATTCGCGCTCGCCTACCACCTGCTCCACCTGTCCTACCTGGTCGTCGCCGACCTGGAGAGCCACATCCACCGCCCGCGCGGCTGGACGCTCCCCGGCTTCCGGCTGATGTTCAAGCTCTGGCTGCTGGGCCCCACCCAGCCCGCCCGGCTCGCCGAGATCTCGGCGATGTCCCGCTCGGCGGTCACCAACGCCATCAACACCCTGGAACGGGACGGCCTGGTCGAACGCCGGCCGCTGCCCGACGACCGGCGCGCGGTCGCCGCCGGCCTCACCGCTGCGGGCGAGAACGCCGTCCGGGAGGCGTTCGCCGAGCAGACCCGCCGCGAGCAGCAGTGGTTCGCCACACTCGACGCCGAGGAGCGGGCCACCCTCACCGAGTTGCTCACCCGGGTCCTGGCCGCGCGCCCCGAGGACGCCGACTAG
- a CDS encoding flavin-dependent oxidoreductase yields the protein MRITIAGGGIGGLATALSLHAAGFDDVVVHEAAREIRPLGVGINLLPHAVRELTELGLADRLAAIGVPTAELAYFNQHGQLIWSEPRGLGAGYRWPQYSVHRGRLQMLLLDAVRERLGAQAVRTGSRITGLRHDSDLLVGADGIHSAVRAALFPGEGAPTWNGLMLWRGTTYGEPFLTGRSMIMAGDGAQKFVAYPIGEGPLINWVAERPLDGEPPKRGNWNRPTDLATVVAHFADWRFDWLDVPGLIAGAEAAFEYPMVDREPLPYWTRDDVVLLGDAAHAMYPVGSNGASQAIIDARVLAHSLATTGSAAGYEEIRRPATTALQLANRRQGPEVVMRLAHERAPGGFEDIEQVVPLAERTEIAASYKRTAGFDPTLLNERASWSVR from the coding sequence GTGCGGATCACCATCGCAGGAGGCGGTATCGGCGGGCTCGCCACCGCGCTCAGCCTGCATGCGGCCGGATTCGACGACGTCGTCGTACACGAGGCGGCCCGGGAGATCCGTCCGCTCGGCGTCGGGATCAACCTCCTCCCGCACGCGGTGAGAGAGTTGACCGAGCTCGGCCTGGCCGACCGGCTGGCCGCGATCGGTGTCCCCACCGCCGAGCTGGCCTACTTCAACCAGCACGGGCAGCTGATCTGGTCCGAACCGCGCGGGCTCGGCGCCGGCTACCGGTGGCCGCAGTACTCGGTGCACCGGGGCAGGCTGCAAATGCTGCTGCTGGACGCCGTCCGCGAGCGCCTCGGCGCGCAGGCCGTCCGGACCGGGAGCCGGATCACCGGCCTGCGCCACGACTCCGACCTGCTCGTCGGCGCCGACGGGATCCACTCGGCCGTCAGGGCCGCGCTCTTCCCCGGCGAAGGGGCACCGACGTGGAACGGGCTCATGCTGTGGCGGGGCACGACCTATGGCGAGCCGTTCCTGACCGGCCGGTCCATGATCATGGCCGGGGACGGAGCGCAGAAGTTCGTCGCCTACCCGATCGGGGAAGGGCCGCTGATCAACTGGGTCGCCGAACGGCCGCTGGACGGCGAACCGCCCAAGCGCGGCAACTGGAACCGCCCCACCGATCTGGCCACGGTCGTAGCGCACTTCGCCGACTGGAGGTTCGACTGGCTGGACGTGCCGGGGCTCATCGCGGGAGCCGAGGCGGCCTTCGAGTACCCGATGGTGGACCGCGAGCCCCTGCCGTACTGGACCAGGGACGACGTCGTCCTGCTGGGCGACGCCGCGCACGCCATGTACCCCGTCGGCTCCAACGGAGCGTCCCAGGCGATCATCGACGCCCGGGTGCTCGCCCACTCGCTCGCCACGACCGGCTCCGCCGCCGGCTACGAGGAAATCCGCCGACCCGCCACCACCGCGCTCCAACTCGCCAACCGGCGCCAAGGGCCCGAGGTCGTCATGAGGCTCGCCCACGAGCGGGCTCCCGGTGGCTTCGAGGACATCGAACAGGTCGTCCCGCTCGCGGAGCGTACGGAGATCGCCGCTTCGTACAAGCGCACCGCGGGCTTCGACCCGACCCTGCTCAACGAGCGCGCGTCGTGGAGCGTGCGGTGA
- a CDS encoding AraC family transcriptional regulator: protein MDVLSDAITAMRTGRPHSGQTRKFAPWGLRFPPAPGTGFHIVLSGSCWLLPPEDAAPIRLGVGDVVLLPRGRGYGMADSLETELVDVELTDGRLLPAQRYEPTSGPPGAEVTAILCGAYQLNQARPHPLLAALPDVLHLPARVGRHPGLRSLVELLGAELTDHRLGADAAVPALLDTLLLYILRAWLEECACVATTGWAAALGDPVVTTALQEIHQDPAHPWTVEELGTRAGLSRAAFARRFTTLVGRPPLGYLTWWRMTTAGRLLRESDAPLRTVAQQAGYVSEFAFAKAFKREYGLSPGRYRAQGKGAGWRNGSAVAAEG, encoded by the coding sequence ATGGACGTGCTCAGCGACGCGATCACCGCGATGCGCACCGGACGGCCGCACTCGGGCCAGACCCGCAAGTTCGCCCCCTGGGGCCTGCGCTTCCCGCCCGCCCCCGGCACCGGCTTCCACATCGTGCTGAGCGGCTCCTGCTGGCTGCTGCCGCCCGAGGACGCGGCGCCGATCAGGCTGGGCGTCGGCGACGTGGTGCTGCTGCCGCGCGGCCGGGGGTACGGGATGGCGGACTCGCTGGAGACCGAACTGGTCGACGTGGAGCTCACCGACGGCCGCCTGCTGCCCGCCCAGCGGTACGAGCCGACCAGCGGCCCACCCGGCGCCGAGGTGACCGCCATCCTCTGCGGCGCCTACCAGCTCAACCAGGCCCGCCCGCACCCGCTGCTCGCCGCCCTGCCCGACGTGCTCCACCTGCCCGCCCGGGTCGGCCGCCACCCCGGCCTGCGCTCCCTGGTCGAACTGCTCGGCGCGGAGCTGACCGACCACCGCCTCGGCGCCGACGCCGCCGTGCCCGCACTGCTCGACACCCTGCTGCTCTACATCCTGCGCGCCTGGCTGGAGGAGTGCGCGTGCGTGGCCACCACCGGCTGGGCCGCCGCCCTCGGCGACCCGGTGGTCACCACCGCCCTCCAGGAGATCCACCAGGACCCGGCCCACCCCTGGACCGTCGAGGAACTCGGCACCCGCGCCGGCCTCTCCCGCGCCGCCTTCGCCCGCCGCTTCACCACCCTGGTCGGCCGCCCACCGCTCGGATACCTCACCTGGTGGCGGATGACCACGGCGGGACGCCTGCTGCGCGAGTCCGACGCGCCGCTGCGTACGGTGGCCCAACAGGCGGGGTACGTGAGCGAGTTCGCCTTCGCCAAGGCCTTCAAGCGGGAGTACGGGCTCTCCCCGGGGCGGTACCGGGCGCAGGGGAAGGGCGCGGGGTGGCGGAACGGTTCGGCGGTGGCGGCCGAGGGATAG
- a CDS encoding DUF3237 domain-containing protein has product MNLESLAVFEVRLDPVLDLGDSHWGRRRVINIVGGTFEGPRLSGVILPGGADWQVLHPDGTASIDTRSTLRTHDGAHLYLSTSGVRHGSPEVLRRLAAGEAVDPAEYYFRLFCRFETGDERYRWLNRTLAVASAARTAEAVRYEAYTLE; this is encoded by the coding sequence GTGAACCTGGAGAGCCTCGCCGTCTTCGAGGTGCGGCTGGATCCGGTCCTCGACCTCGGCGACTCGCACTGGGGTCGCCGCCGGGTGATCAACATCGTCGGCGGGACGTTCGAGGGACCGCGGCTGTCCGGGGTGATCCTGCCGGGCGGCGCGGACTGGCAGGTGCTGCACCCCGACGGCACGGCCAGCATCGACACCCGCTCCACGCTGCGCACTCACGACGGCGCGCATCTCTACCTCTCCACCAGCGGCGTACGCCACGGCTCACCCGAGGTCCTCCGGAGGTTGGCCGCCGGAGAGGCGGTGGACCCTGCCGAGTACTACTTCCGGCTCTTCTGCCGCTTCGAGACCGGGGACGAGCGCTACCGGTGGCTGAACCGCACCCTGGCCGTGGCCTCGGCCGCCCGCACCGCCGAGGCCGTCCGCTACGAGGCGTACACCCTCGAGTAG
- a CDS encoding DUF397 domain-containing protein translates to MGTPAPGLTNAVWRKASYSTGGSNNCVEVADGFSGVTPVRDSKDPSGPALVFPAASFAAFVADLKSGRLR, encoded by the coding sequence GTGGGAACTCCCGCCCCTGGCCTGACCAACGCGGTTTGGCGCAAGGCCAGTTACAGCACCGGAGGGTCGAACAACTGCGTCGAGGTCGCCGACGGGTTCTCTGGCGTCACCCCCGTGCGCGACTCCAAGGACCCGTCCGGCCCGGCACTCGTCTTCCCCGCCGCCTCCTTCGCCGCCTTCGTCGCCGACCTCAAGTCCGGCCGCCTGAGGTAG
- a CDS encoding ATP-binding protein has protein sequence MSDSPLNPVLTTRARVVLLSGPSGSGKSSLADRLALPVLQLDDFYKDGDDPTLPLLPDGSGTDWDSPLSWHGAQALEAIRQLVETGRAEVPVYSIPTCSRTGSHTLELAGAPAFIAEGIFAAELIAACEAEGLLGAALCLRNRPLTTAWRRFRRDVREGRKAVPYLVRRGWRLMRAEHGIVARQVELGADACAGDEAAARVRAVVRQGGRVAAGV, from the coding sequence GTGAGTGACTCGCCGTTGAACCCCGTCCTGACCACCCGTGCCCGCGTGGTGCTGCTCTCCGGGCCCTCGGGATCGGGGAAGTCCTCGCTGGCCGATCGTCTGGCGCTGCCGGTGCTGCAGCTCGACGACTTCTACAAGGACGGCGACGACCCGACCCTGCCGCTGCTGCCCGACGGCTCCGGCACCGACTGGGACTCGCCGCTCTCCTGGCACGGCGCACAGGCGCTGGAGGCGATCCGGCAGCTGGTGGAGACCGGGCGGGCCGAGGTCCCGGTCTACTCGATCCCCACCTGCTCCCGGACCGGCTCGCACACCCTGGAGCTGGCCGGCGCCCCCGCGTTCATCGCCGAGGGCATCTTCGCCGCCGAACTGATCGCCGCCTGCGAGGCCGAAGGCCTGCTCGGCGCCGCCCTCTGCCTGCGCAACCGCCCGCTGACCACGGCCTGGCGCCGGTTCCGCCGAGACGTGCGCGAGGGCCGCAAGGCCGTCCCGTACCTGGTGCGGCGCGGCTGGCGCCTGATGCGCGCCGAGCACGGGATCGTGGCGCGGCAGGTGGAACTCGGCGCCGACGCCTGCGCGGGCGACGAGGCGGCGGCCCGGGTGCGCGCGGTGGTGCGGCAGGGCGGGCGGGTCGCGGCGGGCGTCTGA
- a CDS encoding helix-turn-helix domain-containing protein, whose product MPAPKELDPKASLAAYLGVRVRRLREGMGLTQKQLGQMVFVSHNRIAQIELATDPPGRELIRLLDAALQADSALTDLWEHINNPKYDHYAKTFLYRQAVATMIQEYSLVIPGLLQTEAYMRAIFAESDGLLGDVTAEEKFAARLARQQILQDENAPWYRMTLHESALYLPVGGTKVMYGQLAHLLEVGQRRNIDLQVVPHRGLPLSAVNGSFCLLTMPDGSRSAYSEGINIGQFFEQPEDVTRLTVIYDRVQAAALDPEMSAAFIRNVMEDRYTWELPPLA is encoded by the coding sequence GTGCCGGCACCGAAAGAACTCGATCCCAAAGCGTCCCTCGCGGCGTATCTCGGCGTGCGGGTGCGCCGGTTGCGCGAGGGTATGGGGCTGACGCAGAAGCAGCTCGGGCAGATGGTGTTCGTCTCGCACAACCGGATCGCGCAGATCGAGCTGGCGACGGACCCGCCGGGGCGGGAGCTGATCAGGCTGCTGGACGCGGCGTTGCAGGCGGACAGCGCCCTCACGGACCTCTGGGAGCACATCAACAATCCGAAGTACGACCACTATGCGAAGACGTTCCTGTACCGGCAGGCTGTAGCCACGATGATCCAGGAGTACTCCCTGGTCATCCCGGGCCTGTTGCAGACTGAGGCGTACATGCGGGCGATCTTCGCCGAGTCCGATGGCCTGTTGGGCGACGTGACCGCAGAGGAGAAGTTCGCAGCCCGCCTTGCTCGACAGCAGATCCTGCAAGACGAGAATGCACCGTGGTACCGGATGACGCTGCACGAGTCCGCTCTCTATCTGCCCGTTGGTGGTACCAAGGTGATGTACGGGCAGCTGGCACACCTGCTGGAGGTTGGCCAGCGGCGGAACATTGACCTTCAAGTGGTCCCGCATCGCGGCTTGCCGCTGTCGGCCGTGAACGGGTCGTTCTGCCTGCTCACGATGCCGGACGGCTCGAGGTCGGCCTACAGTGAGGGAATCAACATCGGCCAGTTCTTCGAACAGCCGGAGGACGTCACCCGATTGACGGTCATCTACGATCGGGTGCAGGCTGCCGCGCTCGACCCGGAGATGTCGGCCGCCTTCATCCGGAACGTGATGGAGGATCGGTACACGTGGGAACTCCCGCCCCTGGCCTGA
- a CDS encoding SigE family RNA polymerase sigma factor → MTATLETRGIWDAHNPAVRGVRPATKVRVEHCTGARRVGGGSRTQGVPVAFGGTHTGTQAVNGGGLAAVGSGEPTDGRTTGATLYRLASVEESAPQGEQGGVQGEPSTAEVDHLTEFTAYVRERRASLYATAYHLTGDRFEAEDLLQSALFSTYRAWGRITDKAAVGGYLRRTMTNLHISAWRRRKLNEYPTEELPETVGDTDAMGGTELRAVLWQALAKLPENQRTMLVLRYYEGRTDPEIADILNISVGTVKSSIWRALRRLRDDEQLNRNGDTAFAFGELVA, encoded by the coding sequence ATGACCGCAACGCTTGAGACCCGGGGCATCTGGGATGCGCACAACCCGGCAGTCCGCGGCGTTCGGCCGGCGACGAAGGTCCGGGTCGAGCACTGCACGGGGGCTCGCCGGGTGGGCGGCGGGAGCAGGACGCAGGGCGTGCCGGTGGCGTTCGGGGGAACGCACACCGGGACCCAGGCGGTGAACGGGGGCGGTCTCGCCGCGGTCGGCTCGGGGGAGCCGACGGACGGCCGCACCACGGGCGCCACCCTCTACCGGCTCGCGTCGGTCGAGGAGAGTGCCCCGCAGGGCGAGCAGGGAGGCGTGCAGGGGGAGCCCTCGACCGCCGAGGTGGACCACCTGACGGAGTTCACCGCGTATGTGCGCGAGCGCCGCGCCTCCCTGTACGCCACTGCCTACCACCTGACCGGTGACCGCTTCGAGGCCGAGGACCTGCTGCAGAGCGCGCTCTTCAGCACCTACCGCGCCTGGGGCCGGATCACCGACAAGGCGGCGGTCGGCGGCTACCTGCGCCGCACCATGACCAACCTGCACATCTCGGCCTGGCGCCGGCGCAAGCTCAACGAGTACCCGACCGAGGAGCTCCCGGAGACGGTCGGCGACACCGACGCGATGGGCGGCACCGAACTGCGCGCCGTCCTGTGGCAGGCGCTCGCCAAGCTCCCGGAGAACCAGCGCACCATGCTGGTGCTGCGCTACTACGAGGGCCGCACCGACCCGGAGATCGCCGACATCCTGAACATCAGCGTCGGCACCGTCAAGAGCAGCATCTGGCGCGCCCTGCGCCGGCTGCGCGACGACGAGCAGCTCAACCGCAACGGCGACACCGCCTTCGCCTTCGGCGAGTTGGTCGCGTAA
- a CDS encoding zinc-dependent alcohol dehydrogenase family protein, with the protein MAKAVVFDEIGGPEVLRIVELELGDPAPDQVLVRVEALGLNRAEALFRAGSYFYQPQLPASRLGYEATGVVEAIGAAVTGFAVGDLVSTAALGHLSTHGAYGDRLLVPEGHLVHRPGGLDAVTGVAVWLSYSTAYGALVEKGGLRPGDTVLITAASSSVGVAAIQVANHLGAIPVAVTRTAKKREQLLKLGAAHVIVLDEEDLPARVGEITGGKGAELVFDAVAGPELATVAQAVAPGGLLIVYGWLDMRPATLPMNWSLRILGYSNLDVIEDLAVRRRAWHFLDAGLRAGTLAPAVDRTFDLSEIVEAHRYLESNGQVGKVVVTVTH; encoded by the coding sequence ATGGCCAAGGCAGTGGTGTTCGATGAGATCGGCGGCCCCGAGGTGCTGCGGATCGTGGAACTGGAGCTCGGCGACCCGGCACCCGACCAGGTGCTGGTGCGGGTCGAGGCGCTCGGGCTGAACCGGGCGGAGGCGCTGTTCCGGGCCGGCAGCTACTTCTACCAGCCGCAGCTGCCCGCTTCCCGGCTCGGCTACGAGGCCACCGGTGTGGTGGAGGCGATCGGTGCGGCGGTCACCGGCTTTGCCGTCGGCGACCTGGTCAGCACCGCCGCGCTGGGGCACCTGAGCACTCACGGCGCCTACGGGGACCGGCTGCTGGTCCCCGAGGGCCACCTGGTCCACCGCCCCGGCGGGCTCGACGCGGTGACCGGCGTGGCCGTCTGGCTCTCGTACAGCACCGCGTACGGCGCGCTGGTGGAGAAGGGCGGGCTGCGGCCCGGGGACACGGTGCTGATCACGGCGGCGTCCAGCAGCGTGGGCGTGGCGGCGATCCAGGTGGCCAACCACCTGGGGGCGATTCCGGTGGCGGTCACCAGGACGGCGAAGAAGCGCGAGCAGTTGCTGAAGCTCGGTGCCGCGCACGTGATCGTGCTGGACGAGGAGGACCTGCCGGCCCGGGTCGGCGAGATCACCGGAGGCAAGGGGGCCGAGCTGGTCTTCGACGCGGTGGCCGGACCCGAGCTGGCCACCGTCGCACAGGCGGTGGCCCCGGGCGGCCTGCTGATCGTCTACGGCTGGCTGGACATGCGTCCGGCCACGCTGCCGATGAACTGGAGCCTGCGGATCCTGGGTTACAGCAACCTGGACGTCATCGAGGACCTGGCCGTGCGGCGGCGGGCTTGGCACTTCCTCGACGCCGGACTGCGCGCGGGGACGCTGGCACCGGCGGTGGACCGCACCTTCGACCTGAGCGAGATCGTCGAGGCGCACCGGTACCTGGAGTCCAACGGGCAGGTGGGCAAGGTGGTGGTGACGGTCACCCACTGA